The Papaver somniferum cultivar HN1 chromosome 3, ASM357369v1, whole genome shotgun sequence genome includes a region encoding these proteins:
- the LOC113356603 gene encoding protein CROWDED NUCLEI 4-like codes for MASFERERLAITLSSTIPGSPISRVLDIRTATTTTTSSSMNVKSPFSDEKIWMRLREAGFDEESIKRRDKAALIAYIAKLESEVYDYQHHMGLLLLERKDWTSKYEEVKASADTAEMKHKIDRAAHLSALAEARKREESLKKDLGIAKECITNMEKTVHEKLLESAEAKVEAEGKMVEARSMFEVALKKFAEAEAKFHAAESLEAEASRYHRSAERKLQDAEERVDEHRRRLLTFKSECDAKEKEISLERQSLSERQKTLQLGQERLLESQDLLNQREEYISEKSRELSLFEKELEATEAKVRKESRALSEEKSGLDLKLAALSTREKAILQKEAQLGKKEQELLIQQENLATREYDEKQKLIIEHKASLEIKKSDFEAELERRRRSMESEMETKRRACELREVDLIQREESIQEKEHELEGQLKALVEKERDVTERLNSVQVREGSLIAAEKAMTLEKFHVQKEKDEVTNTQLELQKSMPLLENKRKEIEEAQEKLEAAKRESQELLVLEVKLKEEIDNIRAQKTELMAEADRLVAEKSKFETEWELIDERREQLKREAELVAEERKAVSKLLKDERDNLKLQKEELREQFKKESESIAYEQEAFIRKMDLEHSEWFSKIQQERSNFVSDIDMQKRELENCVEKRREEIESHLREKEEAFEEEKKKERLYINSLKEEVVKEQKQVAMEMRKFEKERKEFLLERTRRENEQADLKKSIEELQVQREKLKEQRELLHADRERITLQVQQLQHLEDLKLASEDAVHTELHQANPNYSRRMLAKECSNVQTAGQDVELKSHIPEKTPDASPPSTTPFSWFRRCAKLIFEPSPGHEESSLVNYEDAKLSEDNFSMDAGQKLSKGKDGALMKSRRGPMRYVTEKPGLILAVPSLGEKAKSTYNLKSGIEAHVTESVSYSEHEYMVGRKRLNDSSSCDDAVTPLNQTQNYKKRRQHRDDLKTPVEESTYNCAVSTTTLPAENEDGITSSLENQGDQDQAGNLVEGNRNIPDSTTENQGTDISFEHAKLDSLKGSISVLVQGNIQATDSDEYGRSNGVKYHDTKEPRQVDV; via the exons ATGGCTAGTTTTGAGAGGGAGAGATTAGCTATTACACTCAGTAGTACAATACCTGGATcaccaatttctagggttttagatATTAGaacagctacaacaacaacaacgtctAGTTCAATGAATGTTAAAAGCCCTTTTAGTGACGAGAAGATTTGGATGCGTCTTCGTGAAGCAGGGTTTGATGAAGAATCTATTAAAAGGAGAGATAAAGCTGCTCTCATTGCTTATATTGCTAAGCTTGAATCTGAG GTGTATGACTATCAACACCACATGGGTCTGCTTTTGTTGGAAAGAAAAGATTGGACTTCCAAATATGAGGAAGTTAAAGCTTCTGCTGATACTGCTGAGATGAAACATAAAATTGATCGAGCAGCACATCTATCTGCTTTGGCTGAAGCAAGGAAAAGAGAGGAGAGTCTGAAAAAGGATTTAGGAATTGCGAAAGAGTGCATAACAAAT ATGGAGAAAACAGTACATGAAAAGCTACTTGAATCTGCAGAAGCGAAGGTTGAAGCAGAGGGTAAAATGGTTGAAGCGCGCAGTATGTTTGAAGTTGCACTGAAGAAGTTTGCTGAGGCTGAGGCGAAGTTTCATGCAGCAGAGTCTCTAGAAGCAGAAGCCAGCCGATACCATCGTTCTGCAGAAAGAAAGTTGCAAGATGCTGAAGAACGCGTAGATGAACATAGGAGACGTCTACTGACATTCAAATCTGA GTGTGATGCTAAAGAGAAAGAAATTAGTCTTGAAAGACAATCTTTATCAGAACGCCAAAAGACATTGCAGCTAGGACAAGAGAGGCTGCTTGAATCACAGGACCTGCTAAACCAGCGAGAGGAATATATCTCTGAAAAATCTAGAGAGTTGAGTTTGTTCGAGAAAGAGTTAGAAGCCACAGAAGCAAAGGTTAGGAAAGAATCCAGAGCTCTAAGTGAGGAAAAATCGGGATTGGACCTTAAGTTGGCTGCCCTTTCAACGAGAGAGAag GCCATTCTTCAAAAAGAAGCACAACTCGGCAAGAAAGAACAGGAGTTACTCATCCAACAAGAAAATCTTGCTACCAGAGAATAT GATGAGAAGCAGAAGCTTATTATTGAACACAAAGCTTCTTTAGAAATAAAGAAGTCTGATTTTGAAGCAGAGCTGGAACGGAGGCGCAGATCAATGGAGAGTGAAATGGAGACGAAAAGAAGAGCTTGTGAGTTGAGAGAGGTTGATCTCATTCAGAGAGAGGAATCCATCCAAGAAAAGGAACATGAACTAGAAGGACAGCTAAAAGCATTGGTGGAAAAGGAGAGGGATGTTACAGAGAGATTGAACTCAGTGCAAGTGAGGGAGGGAAGTCTTATTGCTGCTGAAAAAGCTATGACATTAGAGAAATTTCATGTGcagaaagaaaaagatgaagttACTAATACACAGCTAGAGCTTCAGAAGTCTATGCCTTTACTGGAGAACAAAAGGAAAGAAATTGAGGAAGCACAAGAGAAATTGGAAGCTGCCAAACGCGAAAGCCAAGAGCTGCTGGTATTAGAAGTCAAACTCAAAGAAGAAATTGATAATATTAGGGCTCAAAAAACTGAACTTATGGCAGAAGCTGATCGATTGGTAGCTGAAAAGTCGAAGTTCGAAACTGAGTGGGAGTTGATTGATGAGAGAAGAGAGCAGCTAAAGCGAGAAGCAGAACTTGTGGCTGAGGAGAGAAAGGCTGTTTCTAAGCTTCTTAAAGATGAACGTGATAATTTGAAATTACAGAAAGAAGAATTGAGGGAACAGTTTAAGAAAGAAAGTGAGTCTATTGCTTATGAACAGGAGGCATTTATCCGTAAAATGGATCTTGAACATTCTGAATGGTTTAGCAAGATTCAGCAGGAGCGGTCCAACTTTGTATCTGATATTGACATGCAAAAGAGGGAGTTGGAGAACTGTGTTGAGAAAAGACGTGAGGAAATAGAAAGTCACCTAAGGGAAAAGGAGGAAGCATttgaggaagagaagaagaaagagcggTTATATATAAATTCATTGAAAGAAGAAGTTGttaaagaacaaaaacaagttgCAATGGAAATGAGAAAGTTTGAGAAggaaaggaaagaatttttgTTGGAAAGAACAAGGAGAGAGAATGAACAGGCTGATCTAAAGAAATCTATTGAAGAGCTTCAAGTCCAAAGGGAAAAGCTAAAGGAACAACGCGAGTTACTCCATGCAGATAGAGAAAGAATAACTCTTCAAGTTCAACAACTTCAACATCTAGAAGATCTCAAATTAGCCTCGGAAGATGCTGTTCACACGGAGTTACATCAAGCGAATCCGAATTATAGTAGAAGAATGCTAGCTAAAGAATGTTCTAATGTGCAAACCGCTGGACAAGATGTTGAACTCAAGTCACATATTCCAGAAAAAACACCAGATGCTTCCCCTCCTAGCACCACCCCATTTTCCTGGTTCCGTCGATGTGCCAAACTAATATTTGAACCTTCTCCTGGACATGAAGAAAGCTCACTGGTAAATTACGAAGATGCGAAGTTGTCAGAGGACAACTTTTCTATGGACGCTGGCCAAAAATTGTCCAAGGGGAAGGACGGGGCATTAATGAAAAGTAGGCGTGGGCCAATGAGATATGTGACTGAGAAGCCAGGGTTGATACTTGCAGTGCCTTCACTTGGTGAGAAGGCAAAGAGTACGTATAATTTGAAATCTGGGATCGAAGCACATGTCACTGAAAGTGTCTCTTACTCTGAACATGAGTATATGGTGGGAAGAAAAAGACTAAATGACTCTTCCTCTTGCGATGACGCTGTCACTCCGTTGAATCAAACGCAAAACTATAAGAAAAGGAGACAACACAGAGATGATCTCAAGACTCCAGTTGAGGAATCTACTTATAACTG TGCGGTTTCAACAACAACACTCCCAGCAGAAAATGAAGATGGTATAACTTCATCACTTGAGAACCAGGGAGACCAAGACCAAGCTGGTAATCTGGTAGAAGGTAACCGTAATATCCCAGATTCTACGACTGAGAATCAAGGCACTGACATCTCCTTCGAACATGCCAAATTAGATTCTCTGAAGGGATCCATTTCAGTCTTGGTCCAGGGTAACATTCAAGCGACGGATTCGGATGAATATGGGAGAAGCAATGGTGTAAAGTATCATGATACAAAAGAACCTAGGCAGGTAGATGTGTAA